In Thermococcus bergensis, one DNA window encodes the following:
- a CDS encoding 30S ribosomal protein S6e has translation MATFKLVISDPKSGIAKQVEITGAEAEKLIGLRIGDEIEAKELGLNLSEVFGSEIPADVKLKITGGTDKDGFPMRPDVHGPRRVRILLSRGPGFRPQEKGERRKKTVRGNTISPEIVQINLKIVYP, from the coding sequence ATGGCAACATTCAAGCTTGTAATATCCGATCCAAAGAGTGGTATCGCAAAGCAAGTTGAAATTACTGGGGCTGAGGCGGAGAAGTTGATTGGCCTTAGAATAGGAGACGAAATAGAGGCTAAGGAGTTGGGGCTTAACTTGAGCGAAGTCTTTGGAAGTGAAATCCCCGCAGATGTTAAGCTCAAAATAACCGGCGGGACTGATAAAGATGGCTTCCCCATGAGGCCAGATGTACACGGCCCAAGAAGGGTTAGGATTCTCCTTTCAAGAGGCCCCGGATTCAGACCCCAAGAAAAGGGAGAAAGAAGGAAGAAAACCGTTAGGGGCAATACAATAAGCCCTGAAATTGTTCAAATAAACCTTAAAATTGTCTATCCATGA
- a CDS encoding MBL fold metallo-hydrolase, translating into MIITVLFENHAGFKKGLLGAHGFSVLVQHNGKKILVDTGSDGRVLLHNMEALNVSPEEVDALFLTHGHYDHTGGLKEFLDARKSSIDVYAHPDIFLRRVALKPRRREIGIPFSQEYLERLGANFILREESTKIFEGMYTSGEIERTTWDRAVGYLVKGKKLVKDPIRDDMALILDIGSSMVIVTGCGHSGILNIAMHAKSTFYKPIFALVGGLHLRGAKRHILEDVVKGFKDFGIKKLYPGHCTGIDEYAYLKAEIGSVEALHVGKVMKM; encoded by the coding sequence ATGATAATTACCGTGCTCTTCGAAAACCACGCCGGATTTAAAAAGGGTCTGCTGGGTGCGCATGGGTTTTCAGTTTTAGTTCAGCACAATGGAAAGAAAATCCTGGTAGATACCGGAAGCGATGGAAGAGTCTTACTCCACAATATGGAAGCACTCAATGTATCGCCGGAAGAAGTCGATGCACTCTTTCTTACTCATGGGCATTACGACCACACTGGAGGATTGAAAGAGTTTCTAGACGCAAGAAAGAGCTCTATAGATGTTTATGCTCATCCTGATATATTTTTGAGAAGGGTTGCACTAAAACCCCGGCGCAGGGAGATTGGGATCCCGTTTTCACAAGAATATCTGGAACGACTTGGAGCGAATTTCATTTTAAGGGAGGAATCCACTAAGATTTTTGAGGGGATGTACACAAGCGGTGAGATAGAGAGAACAACCTGGGATAGGGCTGTAGGGTATCTCGTGAAAGGAAAAAAGCTGGTTAAGGACCCTATAAGGGATGATATGGCTTTAATATTGGATATTGGTTCCTCGATGGTTATCGTAACCGGGTGTGGGCATAGCGGGATTTTAAACATAGCAATGCATGCAAAAAGCACTTTTTACAAACCTATTTTCGCTTTGGTGGGTGGTTTGCACCTGAGAGGCGCTAAAAGACATATTCTCGAGGATGTAGTAAAGGGCTTTAAAGATTTTGGAATAAAGAAGCTCTATCCCGGACACTGTACGGGTATAGATGAGTACGCCTATCTCAAAGCTGAGATTGGAAGCGTAGAGGCGCTTCACGTTGGGAAGGTTATGAAAATGTAA
- a CDS encoding PIN domain-containing protein, translating into MRKWIVIPDTNFLLVPGQFGVDIVSELHRVLDVKFEVLIPNVVLDELNVIERKVKGKDLMAVRMAKKLAEKFNIVEIGRFGEKPIDQQILEFALKTPNVIVCTNDKALKRKLRENGIPVVYLRQKKILELEGMLS; encoded by the coding sequence ATGCGGAAGTGGATCGTTATTCCGGACACGAATTTTCTTTTAGTTCCCGGCCAGTTTGGGGTTGACATAGTGAGTGAGCTTCACAGGGTTCTTGATGTGAAGTTTGAGGTTCTTATCCCAAACGTCGTTCTTGACGAGCTTAATGTAATAGAACGCAAGGTCAAAGGAAAAGACCTTATGGCTGTTAGAATGGCCAAAAAGCTGGCTGAAAAGTTCAATATTGTAGAGATAGGCAGGTTTGGAGAAAAGCCCATAGACCAGCAGATACTTGAGTTTGCATTGAAAACTCCAAATGTAATAGTATGCACAAATGACAAAGCATTGAAGAGAAAACTCCGCGAAAATGGCATTCCTGTAGTTTATCTGCGGCAGAAAAAGATTCTTGAGCTTGAAGGCATGCTTTCTTGA
- a CDS encoding replication protein RepA gives MEEIPQVRRRKPAVEKKIAEITPEDVRVSLVGKVVKVDKIDYIFWLDDGTGVIAIECEENILPKIGQPVRVIGRVIRNDEKIHIYGEVVQDFSNVNLEYLEEIQELEKKLLPKLENALVWWLE, from the coding sequence ATGGAAGAGATTCCTCAAGTTAGAAGAAGAAAGCCTGCGGTTGAGAAAAAAATTGCCGAGATAACTCCAGAAGATGTAAGGGTGTCATTAGTTGGTAAGGTTGTCAAAGTCGACAAAATAGACTACATCTTTTGGCTTGACGATGGAACTGGGGTAATTGCGATTGAATGTGAGGAAAACATCCTGCCAAAAATTGGGCAACCGGTAAGGGTGATTGGCAGAGTCATTAGAAACGATGAGAAGATACACATCTATGGGGAGGTAGTTCAGGATTTCAGCAATGTAAATCTGGAGTATCTTGAGGAGATTCAAGAACTGGAAAAGAAACTCTTGCCCAAACTTGAAAACGCTCTTGTGTGGTGGTTAGAATGA
- the engB gene encoding GTP-binding protein EngB — MIIFVGRSNVGKSTLIFRLTGKYVKRGKRPGVTRKPVEIGWRGKKVVDMPGFGFMSGVPKHVQEKVKTEIVRFIEDNADKIELAVLVIDGKSALEIIERWEKRGEIPIDVEFFQFLQELNIPTIVAVNKMDKVKNLNATINRLIEKFGLSGTWENYKDVFIPISAKFGTNLDQLRKLIEEKIRESQEQRG; from the coding sequence ATGATAATCTTTGTTGGACGATCAAACGTTGGGAAAAGCACGCTGATATTTAGGCTTACTGGAAAGTACGTTAAGAGGGGCAAGAGGCCGGGCGTGACGAGAAAACCCGTAGAAATAGGGTGGCGGGGAAAGAAGGTAGTCGACATGCCCGGTTTTGGGTTTATGAGCGGAGTGCCAAAACATGTTCAGGAAAAGGTAAAAACCGAAATAGTGCGCTTCATAGAAGACAATGCCGATAAAATTGAGCTTGCAGTGTTGGTTATAGATGGAAAAAGCGCCCTTGAAATCATTGAAAGGTGGGAGAAAAGAGGAGAGATACCCATCGATGTAGAGTTCTTCCAGTTTCTCCAAGAGCTCAACATACCAACCATAGTTGCAGTCAACAAGATGGACAAAGTAAAGAACCTAAACGCAACCATAAACCGCCTCATAGAGAAGTTCGGACTAAGTGGAACGTGGGAAAATTACAAAGATGTCTTTATCCCAATTTCTGCGAAATTCGGGACAAATTTAGATCAGCTCAGAAAATTAATAGAAGAGAAAATCAGAGAGTCTCAAGAACAACGTGGGTGA
- a CDS encoding Clp1/GlmU family protein: protein MNKAKYTQEVPEDRGEVLKIIQKEKKPLKIMILGGVDSGKTTLTVFLANELLSQGFRVAIVDSDVGQKGILPPALISLGFPDSIFTSMEEIKPIKHYFVGTIAPNQFFGEMVTGVKLLADEAIKRGADVVIVDTTGLVHGSGVELKRMKIELVRPDLILALQRKDELEDILRPFEDRTRIIRLAISENAKLHTREERRQIRKEKWKRYFENSREYILDLKRLHISGTMMFQGKEISEEEKGLLESLFRWLVFHGRKIAGKYFVVKADAGSFPRNFDRNSMNAVDFENLSNLIVGLIDKKGFCLGLGILKLINFKELKAHVLTPLDENELKNAVEIRFGRIRVREDGEELGLLSRDAL from the coding sequence ATGAACAAGGCAAAATATACACAAGAAGTTCCAGAAGACAGAGGTGAAGTCCTGAAAATTATACAAAAAGAGAAAAAGCCTCTCAAAATCATGATATTGGGCGGAGTTGATAGCGGAAAAACGACCCTCACAGTGTTTTTAGCTAATGAACTTCTCTCTCAGGGATTTAGAGTAGCAATTGTAGACAGTGACGTTGGTCAAAAGGGCATTCTACCTCCTGCCCTCATAAGTCTCGGGTTTCCTGATAGCATTTTCACATCAATGGAAGAGATAAAGCCCATAAAACATTATTTTGTCGGCACAATAGCACCGAATCAGTTTTTTGGGGAAATGGTAACTGGAGTTAAGCTCCTTGCTGATGAGGCAATTAAAAGGGGAGCGGATGTCGTCATAGTGGATACCACCGGCCTGGTTCATGGGTCTGGGGTCGAGCTAAAAAGAATGAAAATAGAGCTTGTCAGGCCTGATTTGATACTTGCTTTACAGAGAAAAGACGAGCTTGAGGACATCCTAAGACCCTTTGAAGACAGAACAAGGATTATTAGATTAGCAATTAGTGAAAACGCAAAACTCCATACAAGGGAGGAAAGAAGGCAAATAAGAAAAGAAAAATGGAAAAGGTACTTTGAAAACTCCCGTGAATACATCCTAGACCTTAAAAGACTCCACATAAGCGGCACTATGATGTTTCAGGGAAAAGAAATAAGTGAAGAGGAAAAAGGTCTCCTGGAGAGTCTATTTAGGTGGCTCGTTTTTCACGGGCGAAAAATTGCAGGGAAGTATTTTGTTGTAAAAGCCGACGCTGGAAGTTTCCCAAGAAATTTTGATAGAAACTCAATGAACGCTGTTGATTTCGAGAATCTAAGCAATCTCATCGTCGGTCTCATAGATAAAAAGGGTTTTTGCCTGGGGCTTGGAATTCTAAAGCTAATAAACTTTAAAGAGCTTAAAGCCCATGTACTGACTCCTTTAGATGAAAACGAGCTCAAAAATGCCGTTGAAATAAGGTTTGGAAGAATCAGAGTGCGGGAAGATGGGGAGGAACTTGGGCTTTTAAGCAGAGATGCCCTTTAG
- a CDS encoding preprotein translocase subunit Sec61beta has protein sequence MAKEKTTLPPTGAGLMRFFDEDTRAIKISPRGAIAIVLIFVAIEILLNVFGHQIFG, from the coding sequence ATGGCAAAGGAAAAAACAACTCTACCCCCAACCGGTGCAGGTTTGATGAGGTTCTTTGACGAAGACACAAGAGCAATAAAAATAAGCCCCAGAGGGGCAATAGCAATAGTATTGATATTTGTGGCTATTGAGATATTGCTTAACGTGTTTGGCCACCAGATATTTGGTTAG
- a CDS encoding Lrp/AsnC family transcriptional regulator, with the protein MNTDSALTSRQVELLKKLYKEGKTIEVHTVEKTQDELADELGITRQALSNHLKTLKELGYIRTGRGFIDLTDKALEFLGEKKGDVFVFVRIEPTKRKSVYDAIKKLKVKRIYRVTGDIDLIVEADKTRLDEILEEIASLDGVKETITHVVLETL; encoded by the coding sequence ATGAATACTGATAGCGCACTTACATCAAGACAAGTGGAGTTGCTTAAAAAGCTTTACAAAGAGGGAAAAACCATAGAAGTACACACCGTTGAAAAAACCCAGGATGAACTGGCTGACGAATTGGGAATAACAAGACAGGCTCTAAGCAACCACCTCAAGACCCTTAAGGAGCTTGGATACATAAGAACAGGTAGGGGATTCATAGACCTTACTGACAAAGCATTGGAGTTTCTGGGTGAAAAGAAGGGGGATGTCTTTGTTTTCGTCAGGATTGAACCCACTAAGAGGAAATCCGTTTATGATGCTATCAAAAAGCTCAAAGTTAAGCGCATTTACAGGGTTACCGGTGACATAGACCTTATTGTTGAAGCAGACAAAACCAGACTTGACGAAATACTAGAGGAGATAGCATCCCTTGATGGGGTTAAAGAAACAATCACCCACGTTGTTCTTGAGACTCTCTGA
- the eif2g gene encoding translation initiation factor IF-2 subunit gamma, protein MAKKKFKQAEVNIGMVGHVDHGKTTLTRALTGIWTDTHSEELRRGITIKIGFADAEIRKCPSCGKYSTSPKCPYCGAETEFERRVSFIDAPGHEALMTTMLAGASLMDGAVLVIAANEPCPRPQTREHLMALQIVGNKNIIIAQNKIELVTKEQAIENYKQIKEFVKGTVAENAPIIPISALHGANIDVLIKAIEDFIPTPERDPNKPPKMLVLRSFDVNKPGTPPEKLVGGVIGGSIVQGKLKVGDEIEIRPGVPYEEHGRIKYEPITTEIVSLQAGGRFVEEAYPGGLVGVGTKLDPFLTKGDLMAGNVVGKPGKLPPVWQDIRLEVHLLERVVGTEEELKVEPIKRKEVLLLNVGTARTMGLVTGIGKDEVELKLQIPICAEPGERVAISRQVGSRWRLIGYGFIRE, encoded by the coding sequence ATGGCAAAGAAGAAGTTTAAGCAGGCTGAAGTTAATATTGGTATGGTTGGTCACGTTGATCACGGTAAGACAACACTAACAAGAGCCTTAACCGGAATCTGGACAGATACCCATAGCGAGGAGCTTAGAAGGGGTATCACCATCAAGATAGGTTTTGCCGATGCTGAAATAAGAAAGTGCCCGAGCTGTGGAAAGTATTCTACTTCTCCAAAATGTCCATACTGTGGTGCTGAAACCGAGTTCGAGAGGAGAGTTTCTTTTATAGACGCTCCGGGACACGAGGCTTTGATGACCACAATGCTTGCTGGGGCCTCCTTGATGGATGGTGCGGTTTTGGTTATTGCTGCAAATGAGCCATGTCCAAGACCTCAAACGAGAGAGCACCTAATGGCATTGCAGATAGTAGGGAATAAGAACATAATAATTGCCCAGAACAAGATTGAGCTTGTAACGAAGGAACAGGCTATAGAAAACTATAAGCAGATTAAGGAGTTTGTCAAAGGTACTGTGGCAGAAAACGCTCCTATCATACCAATATCCGCCCTTCACGGAGCAAACATAGACGTGCTGATAAAGGCGATTGAGGACTTTATCCCAACACCCGAGAGAGACCCGAACAAGCCGCCAAAAATGCTCGTCTTAAGGAGTTTCGATGTCAATAAGCCGGGAACTCCCCCTGAAAAGCTTGTTGGTGGAGTTATTGGAGGTTCAATTGTCCAAGGAAAGCTCAAAGTCGGAGATGAAATTGAAATAAGGCCTGGAGTTCCATATGAAGAACATGGAAGAATAAAATACGAGCCCATAACCACTGAGATAGTTTCCCTTCAAGCAGGTGGAAGATTTGTAGAAGAGGCATACCCCGGTGGACTTGTGGGAGTTGGGACTAAGCTTGATCCATTCTTGACCAAGGGGGATTTAATGGCCGGTAACGTCGTCGGAAAGCCCGGTAAGCTCCCACCGGTCTGGCAGGACATCAGGTTAGAAGTGCACCTCCTTGAAAGAGTGGTTGGAACTGAAGAAGAACTCAAAGTAGAGCCTATAAAGAGGAAAGAAGTGCTTCTCCTCAACGTGGGAACAGCGAGAACAATGGGCCTTGTGACAGGAATAGGCAAAGACGAGGTTGAGCTCAAGCTCCAGATTCCAATATGTGCAGAGCCCGGAGAGAGAGTTGCAATTAGCAGACAGGTAGGCTCAAGGTGGAGACTTATCGGTTATGGATTCATAAGGGAATGA
- a CDS encoding geranylgeranylglycerol-phosphate geranylgeranyltransferase: MELKGFLEILRPANCTVAGLVGILGATVALGSFPGYEKSLMIFLVVFLGCSWGNIINDYFDYEIDKINRPTRPLPRGALSKKAALVYGLCLAALGLLVAYMLNLQAFLFAFGAYLLMYLYAWKFKPTPFIGNLIVATLTGVTPLYGAIAVGKIGLAGYLALCAFLVNVAREIFKDVEDIEGDMAHGAKTLPIVWGVEKASKLGVLFSVATVIASFLPVKAGIGLGYLPIIAVDGIILFSAYEVLKDPSPITAGKAQRKLKIAIYLAVFSFLLGSLTKEV; the protein is encoded by the coding sequence ATGGAGCTCAAAGGATTCTTGGAAATTCTGAGACCAGCCAACTGTACTGTTGCGGGTTTAGTTGGAATTCTCGGTGCTACAGTGGCTTTAGGTAGCTTTCCCGGCTATGAAAAAAGCTTGATGATATTTCTTGTGGTATTCCTCGGGTGCAGCTGGGGCAATATAATCAACGACTACTTTGACTATGAGATTGATAAAATCAACCGACCCACCAGGCCCCTCCCAAGGGGAGCACTCTCAAAAAAGGCGGCCCTTGTCTACGGTTTATGCTTAGCTGCATTGGGACTTTTAGTAGCATATATGCTTAATCTGCAGGCATTTTTATTTGCCTTCGGGGCTTATCTCCTGATGTACCTCTATGCCTGGAAGTTCAAGCCCACACCTTTTATTGGGAATCTCATAGTAGCGACCCTTACGGGAGTCACCCCCCTTTACGGAGCTATAGCTGTTGGTAAAATTGGCCTTGCCGGTTATCTTGCACTCTGTGCGTTTTTAGTGAACGTTGCACGGGAGATATTCAAGGACGTTGAAGACATTGAGGGTGACATGGCTCATGGAGCCAAAACTCTCCCCATTGTTTGGGGAGTTGAAAAGGCCTCAAAACTTGGGGTTCTGTTCAGTGTTGCTACTGTAATCGCCTCGTTCTTACCTGTAAAGGCCGGAATCGGCCTTGGATACCTCCCAATAATAGCCGTGGATGGAATAATTTTGTTCTCCGCATACGAAGTTTTAAAAGACCCATCTCCAATTACTGCTGGGAAAGCTCAAAGAAAGTTAAAGATTGCAATTTACCTGGCGGTGTTCAGCTTTTTGTTAGGCTCATTGACAAAGGAGGTGTGA
- a CDS encoding OB-fold nucleic acid binding domain-containing protein, which yields MKKRLPSTRVYIKDVLEGFYVKGEGDFEPNYLITKDARKVYRVKIVGTVVRDPIIAEDETYGKFQIDDGTGVIWVLGFRDDTRFVRLVKRGDMVQLIGKVAEWRDDKQILVEGVSKVDPNMWILHRYETLKDKVEHIKKAKIAFEIYNTYGITAKAKVIAKNKGISEDLLSTIDELYSIIMEQKAEEAAFEEELFEEEEKEVSEELEGVKKAVLEILKSKGTAVSLKFIQRKLQDKYDPETVEEAIRALLAEGEIFEPEVGYYQILE from the coding sequence ATGAAAAAGAGGTTGCCCTCAACAAGGGTCTATATAAAGGACGTCTTAGAGGGATTTTACGTCAAAGGTGAGGGAGATTTTGAGCCAAATTACCTTATCACAAAGGACGCAAGAAAGGTGTACAGGGTAAAGATAGTAGGGACAGTAGTTAGAGACCCCATAATTGCAGAGGATGAAACTTATGGAAAATTCCAGATAGACGATGGGACTGGAGTAATCTGGGTTCTAGGGTTTAGAGACGACACAAGGTTTGTTCGCTTGGTAAAGAGAGGGGACATGGTTCAGCTGATTGGAAAGGTGGCTGAGTGGAGAGATGACAAGCAAATCCTCGTTGAGGGAGTCAGCAAAGTTGACCCCAACATGTGGATACTGCACAGGTACGAGACACTTAAAGACAAAGTTGAGCATATTAAAAAGGCTAAAATCGCTTTTGAGATATACAACACCTACGGAATCACCGCGAAGGCCAAGGTTATCGCAAAGAACAAGGGAATAAGTGAAGATTTACTAAGCACAATAGATGAGCTCTATAGCATAATAATGGAGCAAAAAGCTGAAGAGGCTGCTTTTGAGGAGGAATTGTTTGAGGAAGAGGAAAAAGAGGTCAGTGAAGAACTTGAAGGGGTAAAGAAGGCCGTACTGGAGATACTCAAATCAAAGGGCACTGCGGTCTCATTGAAGTTCATCCAGAGAAAACTTCAAGACAAATACGACCCGGAGACAGTCGAAGAAGCAATTAGGGCTCTCCTTGCGGAAGGAGAGATTTTTGAACCAGAGGTCGGTTATTACCAGATACTCGAATAG
- a CDS encoding class I SAM-dependent methyltransferase: protein MNPYHEANRRRWEAVAEEWQKRIENLWRKAYEDPRTVFNEIELKYLGDVRGKSVAVLGSGDNLAVFAFAGMGAKVTSVDISQNQLEIAAERAKELNATIEFVRADVTKLPLKDGSFDIVYTGGHVAVWVSDLKAYYREACRILRPGGLFLVNEYHPFRRVWAEKNHFELEFNYFDRGPHIYDVETPEGKLPGYEFHWTVEDYVMALIEGGCELVALHEFGDEKEWWEVANLQGLPRCLILVGKRI, encoded by the coding sequence GTGAATCCCTATCACGAAGCAAACAGAAGAAGATGGGAAGCCGTAGCTGAAGAATGGCAAAAGAGGATTGAAAATCTATGGAGAAAAGCATATGAAGATCCAAGAACGGTTTTCAACGAGATAGAACTCAAATACCTTGGCGATGTTAGAGGAAAAAGCGTGGCAGTTCTCGGGAGCGGGGACAATTTAGCGGTTTTTGCGTTTGCGGGTATGGGAGCAAAGGTGACTTCTGTGGACATTTCACAAAATCAGCTTGAAATCGCCGCTGAGAGGGCAAAGGAACTCAACGCCACCATTGAATTTGTGAGAGCTGACGTAACAAAGCTACCCCTGAAGGATGGAAGCTTTGATATAGTTTACACAGGGGGTCATGTTGCGGTATGGGTAAGCGACTTAAAAGCCTATTACAGAGAAGCCTGCAGAATACTAAGGCCCGGAGGTCTTTTTCTCGTTAACGAGTATCACCCCTTCAGAAGGGTATGGGCGGAGAAGAATCATTTTGAGCTTGAGTTCAACTACTTTGATAGGGGGCCGCATATTTACGATGTCGAGACTCCAGAAGGAAAGCTCCCCGGATACGAGTTTCACTGGACAGTTGAGGATTATGTAATGGCTCTCATCGAAGGAGGATGTGAGTTAGTTGCCCTTCATGAGTTCGGGGATGAGAAAGAATGGTGGGAGGTTGCCAACCTCCAGGGGCTTCCGAGGTGCTTGATCCTTGTAGGGAAAAGGATTTAG
- the scpB gene encoding SMC-Scp complex subunit ScpB yields the protein MGLIEDKALVEAALFVAGRPLSLKELSKALGIKSLDYLEKLIELIAAEYAERKSAIEVVRVLGDKYVMQVKQEYSQRVIHLMPRPDLRTGELKTLALIAYLQPIEQSKLVKLRGSQAYEHIKRLLEMGLIYAEPYEKTKILGTTQKFAELYGFPENDPLIIKEAFKKVVHAEYSDLIAKIEKQQEEKNVE from the coding sequence ATGGGACTAATAGAGGATAAAGCCCTTGTGGAAGCTGCACTGTTTGTTGCAGGACGCCCTTTGAGTCTTAAAGAGCTATCCAAGGCTCTTGGGATTAAGTCTCTAGACTATCTTGAAAAACTCATTGAGCTTATAGCGGCTGAATATGCTGAGAGGAAAAGCGCTATAGAAGTTGTAAGGGTTCTCGGCGATAAGTACGTGATGCAGGTTAAACAAGAATACTCTCAGAGAGTTATTCACCTTATGCCAAGGCCCGACCTGAGAACAGGAGAACTCAAAACCCTCGCTTTAATAGCATATCTACAGCCAATAGAGCAGAGTAAACTGGTGAAGCTTAGAGGAAGTCAGGCTTATGAGCACATAAAACGTCTGCTGGAAATGGGCCTTATTTATGCAGAGCCATATGAGAAGACAAAAATCCTTGGAACAACCCAGAAATTTGCAGAGCTCTACGGATTCCCAGAAAACGACCCCTTGATAATAAAGGAAGCCTTCAAAAAGGTTGTCCATGCCGAATATTCCGACTTAATAGCAAAAATAGAAAAGCAACAAGAAGAGAAAAACGTGGAGTAG
- a CDS encoding OB-fold nucleic acid binding domain-containing protein, which produces MTVITKEEIVDRIRRKTGMSLEEIERKIREIAQANEISEHAAALLLAEQLGVETEEEEPALIHIADLVPGMRNINVVGRVLRKYPVREYTKKDGSVGRVAGLLIYDNTGRARVVLWDSEVAKYYNEIQPGTVIKIINADVRESLRGLPEIHVNFRSRVIVNPEDPRVKEIPPIEEVRSYNYTRKNIGELMGGEKFVEVRGTIAKLYRVIAYDACPQCRRKVDYDPATDTWICIEHGEVKPIKATILDFGIDDSTGYIRVTLFGDDVVEILGAEPEEISEKLKELVNTGLTMREAGRKLAEEEFYHVLGKEIIVRGNVVEDRFLGLILKASSWDDVDYEKEIERVRRELLEEVE; this is translated from the coding sequence ATGACGGTTATAACGAAAGAGGAAATTGTTGATAGGATAAGGAGAAAAACAGGCATGAGCCTGGAGGAAATAGAACGTAAAATCAGAGAGATAGCCCAGGCTAATGAAATCTCCGAACATGCGGCCGCACTTCTTTTGGCAGAGCAGCTTGGGGTAGAGACTGAGGAAGAAGAGCCTGCTCTGATCCATATTGCCGATTTAGTTCCGGGGATGAGAAACATAAACGTTGTTGGTAGAGTTCTTCGCAAGTACCCTGTTAGAGAATACACCAAAAAGGACGGCTCAGTTGGAAGAGTTGCGGGTCTTTTAATTTATGACAATACCGGAAGGGCAAGGGTTGTTTTGTGGGACTCAGAAGTTGCAAAGTATTATAACGAGATTCAACCCGGCACAGTGATCAAGATTATAAATGCAGATGTGAGGGAAAGCCTGAGAGGTCTTCCGGAGATTCATGTCAACTTTAGGAGCAGAGTTATAGTAAACCCTGAAGACCCGAGAGTCAAAGAAATTCCGCCAATTGAGGAGGTAAGAAGCTACAACTACACGAGAAAGAACATTGGAGAGCTGATGGGCGGCGAAAAGTTTGTCGAAGTTAGGGGCACAATAGCAAAGCTCTACAGGGTTATAGCTTACGATGCATGTCCTCAGTGCAGGAGAAAAGTTGACTATGACCCCGCAACGGACACGTGGATATGTATAGAGCACGGTGAGGTTAAGCCAATCAAAGCGACAATACTGGACTTTGGTATCGATGACTCAACGGGCTACATAAGGGTTACCCTATTTGGAGATGATGTAGTTGAGATTCTTGGAGCTGAGCCGGAAGAAATTAGCGAGAAGCTTAAAGAGCTTGTAAATACTGGATTAACTATGAGAGAAGCTGGAAGAAAGCTTGCAGAGGAAGAGTTCTACCATGTTCTTGGAAAGGAGATAATCGTTAGAGGAAACGTCGTTGAGGACAGGTTCTTGGGACTTATATTGAAAGCTTCTTCATGGGATGACGTTGATTATGAAAAGGAAATTGAAAGAGTGAGGAGAGAGCTCTTGGAGGAGGTAGAGTGA